ATCGCTGTAGTTTCCAAAACCAAGGAAGTCCATCGCATTGTTCCCACAAGCAAACAGAGTCAAGATCAATTCTGCCAATCAGAAACCCTTTTGCACTCAACCGCAGCATCGCACTACTGGGTTGGTGATCATAGGACGGAGAGGTGTGTTAGTAATAGGACGTTGCAAATTTATCTCATCCAATCTCGACTACACACAAGTGCTTCAATCGTCTCGATGCTCAGTGTGCTCTGGTGCTTTGGAATTACTGGCCTGCTGCTACTGAATGCTGCTTCAGATTGAACAGCAGATGCCGGCATCGCTAAGACGTCCCGGGCAATAGCAGCAAGTGTGGGGTACTTTGTGGTGTGTTCCATCCACCATTTAAGAATGTCAAAATCGTCTTTTCTTGGGACTAGAACCTCCCCAAGGTAGTCATCAAGTTCTGAAGACATCTGGCAATTGAGGTGCTCATCCCAATCTTCCAAAGGATCATTATCAGCTGTATCCAGAGCTGCACTCCTTAAAAGACGGACGCCACTCAGCTGCTCTGTAGCATTGTAGTATTCATCGAAGAGTTCCTGGACCGTATCATGTATTTCAGATAAGTAGCCCAGCGAGTCTGTGCTGTAAGCCCGTTGCAGGCGAAATTGAATGAAGCTCATCTTGAATCTTGGATCTAACACGACAGGTATTGACAGCCACACGTATGAGTTTTGCCAATACTCATCGAACGCTTCCTGCATCTCCATGACCAGAGTCACAATCTCTACGTGATCGTTTGATGCTTCTTCTTGCAGAACTGTCCTCACTTTCCATACCTCACTGAAGTATACATTTGCTGTCGGAGAGCTAGGGCTAGAAACTACTTCGATAACACGATAAAATGTCCTCAAAATCTTGCAAATAGGCCAAGTAGCTGTCATATCTTCTGGAGACAGCACTTCTGCAACAGGAAACAACTTGTTGAATTGCAGCACAACTTCAAGCCTAAAATATAACTTGTGCCACCACTTGGCATCTTCTTGCGGACATTTCAAACTCATCTGTGAAATAACTTCCAGAAGCTGCTGTTGCATCGATGATGAAGATGCACATGCCCCAAAAAAGTCCTTTACTATGTCACCAACAAGGAAAAGTATATATGATCGTCCATCAGAAACAACACTGTTTAGCATATCATCCACACAAGCAATGTTGTACAGCTTGCCTCTGATGGGAAGGCACCTCTTCTTTATGAGCATCTCCTTGAGCTTCAAGGTATTTGCATCATTCTTAATTTCACCAACTGAAGTCAAGCTCAAAATCTTCTGGTCAAGATTCCAGTCTCTGATTGCATCCCATATGACATTGTATGATCCACTTTCCGACTCTGGAACACAAGCCTCCTTGCAGTGTATTATCCTTTCCAAATTAGTAGGTGAATACATGCCGAATTTGATTACTAATCTGTGAATTTTCCAGTCTTCAGTAATAAAATGTGCTGTCAAACAGAGGTAATTTACTGTCGGCTCAGGTCCATCATGAGTCCAGATGCTTGCTGACAGTGAG
The window above is part of the Triticum aestivum cultivar Chinese Spring chromosome 2A, IWGSC CS RefSeq v2.1, whole genome shotgun sequence genome. Proteins encoded here:
- the LOC123190535 gene encoding zinc finger BED domain-containing protein RICESLEEPER 2, with the protein product MRRRSLPGGSAMGNPGKHEKDVSMKAMVKFDGAHISPRKRLKNQSKVAPEELQPIWEEFQPIYLNGKVQFADCLHCHNRLGYNGNIFLRRHLKTCPAKPESTSAEVTEWMSPQDSCLPIVTIDDISSVSPLKWRSKIWEGFTPIFVEGKLQGAECIHCHKRLSKHGGHLNRHALACSKRHGHDQSHHKGNCSSLPKLKSRVRDESSPARKAQITKCSSKLRRASCSSVITYQPIQVVADHLSLQAPGGTKCSSKLRRASSSSGITYRPIQVVADHLSLPAPDGTGLKKQKTSSMTNAAAISTRKFGQDSPYQDIARLITLHGYPLSIVENEDMRRILKNISPMTNKVSLSDMEEHLLALFQKKKINVKDEIALTSQRISLSASIWTHDGPEPTVNYLCLTAHFITEDWKIHRLVIKFGMYSPTNLERIIHCKEACVPESESGSYNVIWDAIRDWNLDQKILSLTSVGEIKNDANTLKLKEMLIKKRCLPIRGKLYNIACVDDMLNSVVSDGRSYILFLVGDIVKDFFGACASSSSMQQQLLEVISQMSLKCPQEDAKWWHKLYFRLEVVLQFNKLFPVAEVLSPEDMTATWPICKILRTFYRVIEVVSSPSSPTANVYFSEVWKVRTVLQEEASNDHVEIVTLVMEMQEAFDEYWQNSYVWLSIPVVLDPRFKMSFIQFRLQRAYSTDSLGYLSEIHDTVQELFDEYYNATEQLSGVRLLRSAALDTADNDPLEDWDEHLNCQMSSELDDYLGEVLVPRKDDFDILKWWMEHTTKYPTLAAIARDVLAMPASAVQSEAAFSSSRPVIPKHQSTLSIETIEALVCSRDWMR